A genomic segment from Actinoplanes sichuanensis encodes:
- a CDS encoding carbohydrate ABC transporter permease, whose translation MSLTTTAPRKTAAAPTAAPRRRTGKKAGTPYAFLAPALILFTAFLAAPIVYAGYLSLRKVKVSGLGLGAKSRTEIWAGFDNYARSLSDPDFLPSVYRVGAYGLIVVPTMLGLALLFALLLDANRTRETIGKFARISIFLPYAVPAVVASLLWGFLYLPRVSPINDAIEALGFTAPNLLSSDLTMWAVANIAVWGGTGFNMIVIYTALRAVPTSLYESARIDGASELAIAWRIKIPIVMPSLVMTFVFSLIATLQVFAEPMTLRPLANTISTTWTPLMKVYRDAFARNDLYAAAATSVIIALATFILSFGFLKLVGRRAFNQED comes from the coding sequence ATGTCGCTGACAACCACCGCCCCGAGAAAGACCGCGGCCGCCCCGACCGCGGCACCCCGGCGGCGCACCGGAAAGAAGGCCGGGACGCCGTACGCCTTCCTCGCCCCCGCGCTGATCCTGTTCACCGCGTTCCTGGCCGCGCCGATCGTCTACGCCGGCTATCTGAGCCTGCGCAAGGTCAAGGTCAGCGGCCTCGGCCTGGGCGCGAAGTCCCGTACCGAGATCTGGGCCGGGTTCGACAACTACGCCCGGTCGCTGTCCGACCCGGACTTCCTGCCCAGCGTCTACCGGGTCGGCGCGTACGGCCTGATCGTCGTACCCACCATGCTCGGTCTGGCTCTGCTGTTCGCGCTGCTGCTGGACGCGAACCGCACCCGCGAGACGATCGGCAAGTTCGCCCGGATCTCGATCTTCCTGCCGTACGCGGTGCCGGCCGTGGTCGCGTCGCTGCTCTGGGGCTTCCTGTACCTGCCCCGGGTCAGCCCGATCAACGACGCCATCGAGGCGCTCGGCTTCACCGCGCCGAACCTGCTCTCCAGCGACCTGACCATGTGGGCGGTCGCGAACATCGCGGTCTGGGGCGGCACCGGCTTCAACATGATCGTCATCTACACGGCGCTGCGGGCGGTCCCGACCAGCCTGTACGAGTCGGCCCGGATCGACGGCGCGTCGGAGCTCGCCATCGCCTGGCGCATCAAGATCCCGATCGTGATGCCGTCGCTGGTGATGACCTTCGTGTTCTCGCTGATCGCGACGCTGCAGGTGTTCGCCGAGCCGATGACGCTGCGGCCGCTTGCCAACACCATCTCGACCACGTGGACGCCGCTGATGAAGGTCTACCGGGACGCGTTCGCCCGCAACGACCTGTACGCGGCCGCCGCCACCTCGGTGATCATCGCGCTCGCCACGTTCATCCTGTCCTTCGGCTTCCTCAAGCTCGTCGGGCGCCGGGCCTTCAACCAGGAGGACTGA
- a CDS encoding carbohydrate ABC transporter permease, which produces MTTTLKRSPVATTLLLLGAAYCLLPVLWVLIASSKSASELFSTFTLAPSTHLFDNLVDLAGYRDGLYWRWMGNTVIYAGVGAAVSTLISAMAGYALAKFEFRGKATVFNIILAGVLVPGVILAIPQYLLLAKLGMTNTYWAVLLPSFISPYGIYLARIFAAAAVPTEILEASRIDGSGEWRTFGTVVLPMMRTGLVTVFLFQFVAIWNNFMLPYIMLGDDKLYPLTVGLNGLLNQGANQPSMYTSVVTGALVSIIPLIALFLTLQRYWQVDLAAGGVKA; this is translated from the coding sequence GTGACCACCACGTTGAAGCGCAGCCCGGTCGCCACCACGTTGCTGCTGCTCGGCGCCGCGTACTGTCTGCTGCCGGTCCTTTGGGTGCTGATCGCGTCGTCGAAGAGCGCCAGTGAGTTGTTCTCCACGTTCACGCTGGCGCCGAGCACCCACCTGTTCGACAACCTGGTGGACCTGGCCGGTTACCGGGACGGCCTGTACTGGCGCTGGATGGGCAACACGGTCATCTACGCCGGCGTCGGGGCGGCCGTCTCCACGCTGATCTCGGCGATGGCCGGGTACGCGCTGGCCAAGTTCGAGTTCCGGGGCAAGGCCACGGTCTTCAACATCATCCTGGCCGGGGTTCTGGTGCCGGGCGTCATCCTGGCCATCCCGCAGTACCTGCTGCTGGCCAAGCTCGGGATGACCAACACCTACTGGGCGGTGCTGCTGCCCAGCTTCATCAGCCCGTACGGCATCTACCTGGCCCGGATCTTCGCGGCCGCGGCGGTGCCGACCGAGATCCTGGAGGCGTCCCGGATCGACGGCTCCGGGGAGTGGCGCACGTTCGGCACGGTGGTGCTGCCGATGATGCGGACCGGCCTGGTGACGGTGTTCCTCTTCCAGTTCGTGGCGATCTGGAACAACTTCATGCTGCCGTACATCATGTTGGGCGACGACAAGCTCTACCCGCTCACGGTCGGCCTGAACGGGCTGCTCAACCAGGGTGCCAACCAGCCGTCCATGTACACGTCGGTGGTGACCGGCGCACTGGTGTCGATCATCCCGCTGATCGCCCTGTTCCTGACGTTGCAGCGCTACTGGCAGGTCGACCTGGCCGCCGGTGGTGTGAAGGCGTGA
- a CDS encoding LacI family DNA-binding transcriptional regulator, which translates to MSRKRPTIRDVAREAGVSYATVSRVLNGRDWVSPEAVRAVRDAISRTGYTANPHARSLATGRSGSIAFLLTEPQHLLFEDPNFSVLLRGVAQALSDRELTLILMIASTQQERSRAIAYLSGGHVDGVLLVSPHSGDPLLRQLVEAEVPIVACGQVLGFEDRISSVSADDWGGGRSAVEHLLAQGCRRIATITGPQDTFGGVFRLRGYTDALMAAGIAVDPAYVVHGDWSRQSGAAGMRSLLDRVPDVDGVFAASDAMAAAALPVLREAGREVPGDVRVVGFDDSGLAATTEPPLTTVRHPLERISEEMVRLLTDVIAGRTPLSITVPTSLVVRASSPA; encoded by the coding sequence GTGTCGCGCAAACGGCCCACCATCCGTGATGTCGCTCGAGAGGCCGGCGTGTCCTACGCGACGGTCTCCCGCGTGCTCAACGGACGCGACTGGGTCAGCCCGGAGGCGGTCCGGGCCGTCCGCGACGCCATCTCCCGTACCGGGTACACGGCCAACCCGCACGCCCGGTCGCTGGCCACCGGCAGGTCCGGGTCGATCGCGTTCCTGCTCACCGAGCCACAGCACCTGCTCTTCGAGGACCCCAACTTCTCGGTGCTGCTGCGCGGGGTGGCCCAGGCCCTCTCCGACCGGGAGCTGACGCTGATCCTGATGATCGCGTCGACCCAGCAGGAGCGGAGCCGGGCCATCGCGTACCTGTCCGGCGGCCACGTCGACGGGGTGCTGCTGGTGTCGCCGCACTCGGGTGACCCGCTGCTCCGCCAGCTGGTCGAGGCCGAGGTGCCGATCGTGGCGTGCGGCCAGGTGCTCGGTTTCGAGGACCGGATCAGCTCGGTGTCGGCCGACGACTGGGGTGGCGGCCGGTCCGCGGTCGAGCACCTGCTCGCCCAGGGCTGCCGGCGGATCGCCACGATCACCGGGCCGCAGGACACCTTCGGCGGGGTGTTCCGGCTGCGGGGCTACACCGACGCGCTGATGGCGGCCGGGATCGCCGTCGACCCGGCCTACGTCGTGCACGGCGACTGGAGCCGGCAGAGCGGTGCGGCCGGGATGCGTAGCCTGCTCGACCGGGTGCCGGATGTGGACGGCGTGTTCGCCGCGTCGGACGCGATGGCCGCGGCCGCGCTGCCGGTGCTGCGCGAGGCCGGGCGCGAGGTGCCCGGCGACGTGCGGGTGGTCGGTTTCGACGACTCGGGGCTGGCGGCCACCACCGAACCGCCGCTCACCACGGTCCGTCATCCGCTGGAACGGATCAGCGAAGAGATGGTCCGGCTGCTCACTGATGTGATCGCCGGGCGTACCCCGCTCTCCATCACCGTGCCCACCAGCCTGGTGGTCCGGGCCTCGTCGCCTGCCTGA
- a CDS encoding glycoside hydrolase family 53 protein yields MRKLPLVVAALLAVTLSPTPAQAHPQGLTMRGADVSTLQRSIELGQKFYDARGRRGNPYEILQQAGVNYVRLRIWNDPTSGYSNKEKVLKQARAAKAAGHKLLIDFHYSDTWADPGKQFTPAAWEGHDLAQLQQDVYDYTYDICTSLKRQGTTPDSVQIGNEINVGMLWPTGYVSNSNFTPLAGLLNAGYDATKACSKKTQVMVHTALAGNIDAAHWFYDGITAAGAEWDITALSYYCMWHGTLTNLATVIGDVKSRYGKPVVIAETAYPYTTENYDHLENIMLSPAPCDGIPATQQGQAQEFAAVQTTARDAGAIGVFYWEPTWTAIDGNGWDTEDIENSGNAWENMATFDDSGRINPYVRWLR; encoded by the coding sequence ATGAGGAAGCTCCCCCTCGTCGTCGCCGCTCTCCTCGCGGTGACGCTTTCCCCCACCCCCGCGCAGGCCCATCCCCAAGGCCTCACCATGCGCGGCGCCGACGTGTCGACGCTGCAACGGTCGATCGAACTCGGGCAGAAGTTCTACGACGCCCGCGGTCGCCGCGGTAATCCGTACGAGATTCTCCAGCAGGCCGGCGTCAACTACGTCCGGCTGCGCATCTGGAACGACCCGACCAGTGGCTACTCCAACAAGGAGAAGGTGCTCAAGCAGGCCCGTGCCGCCAAGGCCGCCGGGCACAAGCTGCTGATCGACTTCCACTACTCGGACACCTGGGCCGACCCGGGCAAGCAGTTCACCCCCGCGGCGTGGGAGGGCCACGACCTCGCCCAGCTGCAGCAGGACGTCTACGACTACACGTACGACATCTGCACCAGCCTGAAGCGGCAGGGCACCACCCCGGACAGCGTGCAGATCGGCAACGAGATCAACGTCGGCATGCTGTGGCCCACCGGCTACGTCAGCAACAGCAACTTCACGCCGCTGGCGGGCCTGCTCAACGCCGGCTACGACGCGACCAAGGCGTGCAGCAAGAAGACGCAGGTCATGGTGCACACGGCGCTCGCCGGGAACATCGACGCCGCCCACTGGTTCTACGACGGCATCACCGCGGCCGGCGCCGAGTGGGACATCACCGCGCTCTCCTACTACTGCATGTGGCACGGCACGCTGACCAACCTGGCCACCGTCATCGGTGACGTCAAGTCCCGGTACGGCAAGCCCGTGGTGATCGCCGAGACCGCCTACCCGTACACCACCGAGAACTACGACCACCTGGAGAACATCATGCTCTCCCCGGCCCCCTGCGACGGTATCCCCGCCACGCAGCAGGGCCAGGCGCAGGAGTTCGCCGCCGTGCAGACCACCGCACGGGACGCCGGTGCCATCGGCGTCTTCTACTGGGAACCCACCTGGACCGCGATCGACGGCAACGGCTGGGACACCGAGGACATCGAGAACTCCGGCAACGCCTGGGAGAACATGGCGACCTTCGACGACAGCGGGCGCATCAACCCGTACGTCCGCTGGCTCCGGTAA